Proteins from a single region of Caloramator sp. E03:
- a CDS encoding SLC13 family permease, translating to MYQTEYVIRFNKINFIIDFIKKDIVFTISLTLALLSCFISFPKVEYIDFKVLSSLFSLMVVVKAFENLNLLDYIAAYILNKCTSVRRVSLVLIMLSFFMSMFVTNDIALITLGPLSLIINEKSNIDLMLTIILQTIAANIGSSLTPIGNPQNLYIFSYYNITAKEFFITILLIALSGLSLLFILNIKNTNKKIDISLKDTKINNNILAVLWIFLFIIVVLSVFGIIDYKITFLLIFFTALILNSKLLLLVDYPLLITFVCFFIFIGNVSNISLISNYMKNHLNSSTSTYFTSIVLSQFISNVPACIFLSKFTDYYKQLLLGVNIGGLGTIIASLASIISYKFYLGEYPQKSRNYIIKFTLYNFLSLILLTIIGAIFLI from the coding sequence GTGTACCAAACAGAATATGTAATAAGATTTAATAAAATTAATTTTATAATCGACTTTATAAAAAAAGATATTGTATTCACTATATCTTTAACTCTTGCATTATTAAGCTGCTTTATATCCTTCCCTAAGGTAGAATACATTGATTTTAAGGTTTTATCCTCTCTTTTTAGCCTTATGGTGGTTGTGAAAGCCTTTGAAAATTTAAACTTACTGGACTATATTGCAGCTTATATTTTAAATAAATGCACAAGTGTGCGAAGAGTTTCTTTAGTACTAATAATGCTTAGCTTTTTTATGTCCATGTTTGTTACAAATGATATTGCACTTATTACTTTAGGTCCACTATCACTAATAATAAACGAAAAATCAAATATAGACTTAATGCTTACAATAATTCTTCAAACGATAGCAGCAAACATAGGAAGCAGCCTAACTCCAATAGGAAACCCTCAAAATCTTTATATATTTTCATACTATAATATAACAGCAAAGGAATTTTTCATAACAATACTACTTATTGCTTTATCAGGGCTTTCATTGCTTTTTATCTTAAATATTAAAAATACTAATAAAAAAATAGACATTTCTCTTAAAGATACAAAAATTAATAATAATATTTTAGCAGTATTGTGGATATTTTTATTCATAATTGTAGTACTGTCTGTTTTTGGAATTATAGATTATAAGATAACATTTTTGTTAATATTTTTTACAGCTTTAATTTTAAATTCTAAACTTCTTTTATTAGTAGACTATCCCCTGCTAATAACATTTGTATGCTTTTTTATATTTATAGGTAATGTTTCTAATATATCATTAATAAGCAATTACATGAAAAATCATTTAAACAGCAGTACATCTACCTACTTTACTTCAATAGTTTTAAGCCAGTTTATAAGCAATGTTCCAGCTTGCATTTTCTTATCTAAATTTACAGATTACTATAAGCAGCTACTCCTTGGTGTCAACATAGGCGGATTAGGAACTATAATAGCATCATTAGCAAGCATTATATCTTATAAATTTTATTTAGGAGAGTATCCTCAAAAAAGCAGGAATTATATCATAAAATTTACATTATATAATTTTTTATCCTTAATACTTTTGACAATAATAGGAGCTATTTTTCTTATATAA
- a CDS encoding transposase encodes MPRTARQKSYDSIYHVMVKSISEVLLFKDDEDKIKFLKIVKDAQDQFEFRTYSYCLMDNHAHFIIDANGSDISKVMHFINYKYAMYYNKLYGRCGHLFQDRFKSLIVKDDRYLFALTAYVHFNATDLKGYDKNPEDYRFSSLGIFLGKKADEFELIDDKFILSMFSLKEAHARAMYKDFIFKVKSIVDVQREEFKKEGTEYRSMRTILVRDLSPEKIIDIISKKFSIDKLMLKIKRANEAKEAKAVLCFVLRKFCDLRCSDICKILGGMGQSNISRLCSYGRELIKHEKYKKIVEDILEQRAIAI; translated from the coding sequence ATGCCACGTACTGCACGCCAAAAAAGTTATGATTCAATTTATCATGTTATGGTAAAAAGCATATCAGAGGTTTTGCTATTTAAAGACGATGAGGATAAAATAAAATTTTTAAAGATAGTAAAGGATGCACAGGACCAGTTTGAGTTTAGAACATATTCTTATTGCCTTATGGATAATCATGCTCATTTTATAATCGATGCAAATGGCTCTGACATATCAAAAGTTATGCACTTTATCAATTATAAGTATGCTATGTATTATAATAAGTTGTACGGCAGATGTGGCCATCTCTTTCAAGACAGGTTCAAAAGCTTAATCGTAAAAGATGATAGATATCTCTTTGCACTAACAGCTTATGTTCACTTTAATGCGACAGATTTAAAGGGTTATGACAAAAATCCAGAGGATTATCGTTTTTCATCTTTAGGTATATTCTTAGGAAAAAAGGCAGATGAGTTTGAGCTTATAGATGATAAATTTATATTATCAATGTTTAGCTTAAAGGAAGCTCATGCAAGGGCTATGTATAAAGACTTTATATTTAAAGTAAAAAGTATAGTTGATGTTCAAAGGGAAGAGTTTAAAAAAGAGGGAACAGAGTACAGAAGTATGAGAACTATTCTTGTGAGGGATCTTTCTCCTGAAAAGATAATAGATATAATATCAAAAAAGTTTAGCATAGATAAGCTAATGTTAAAGATAAAAAGGGCAAATGAAGCTAAAGAGGCAAAGGCAGTGCTTTGCTTTGTTTTAAGGAAGTTTTGTGATTTAAGGTGTAGTGATATATGTAAGATACTTGGGGGGATGGGGCAATCCAACATTTCAAGATTGTGTAGTTATGGGAGAGAGCTTATAAAACATGAGAAATATAAGAAAATAGTAGAGGATATATTAGAACAAAGAGCAATTGCTATTTAA
- a CDS encoding response regulator transcription factor has product MSKILIVEDEDKLRRVLKLYLENEGYIVDEARDGEEALNVFSSLIHSLIILDVMLPKYDGWSVLRNIRKKSDVPVIMLTARGEEEDKIFGFELGVDDYVVKPASPREIVARTRAILKRVKKSNEEDGFFIDKAAREIKINGKAIDLTLKEYDLLLYLYEHKNAAISREQILDAVWGYEYFGDLRTVDTHIKNIREKLGVYRDYIQTVRGFGYKFEVKK; this is encoded by the coding sequence ATGAGCAAAATTCTTATTGTTGAAGATGAAGATAAATTAAGACGTGTTTTAAAATTATACCTTGAAAATGAGGGATATATTGTTGATGAAGCAAGGGATGGTGAAGAAGCTTTAAATGTGTTTTCATCCCTAATACATTCACTAATAATACTTGATGTTATGCTTCCCAAATATGATGGATGGAGCGTTTTAAGGAATATAAGAAAAAAAAGCGATGTTCCTGTTATAATGCTTACCGCAAGGGGAGAAGAGGAAGATAAAATATTTGGATTTGAACTTGGAGTTGATGACTATGTTGTAAAGCCTGCAAGTCCGAGGGAAATAGTTGCAAGAACCCGTGCTATTTTAAAAAGGGTTAAAAAAAGCAATGAGGAGGATGGATTTTTTATAGATAAAGCAGCAAGGGAAATTAAGATTAATGGGAAGGCTATTGATTTAACTTTAAAAGAGTATGATCTTCTTTTATATCTTTATGAGCATAAAAATGCGGCTATTTCAAGGGAACAGATACTTGATGCTGTTTGGGGATATGAATATTTTGGAGATCTTAGAACGGTTGATACCCATATAAAAAATATAAGGGAAAAACTTGGGGTTTATAGAGATTATATTCAAACTGTAAGAGGTTTTGGATACAAATTTGAGGTGAAAAAATGA
- a CDS encoding sensor histidine kinase, with the protein MKGIRLKLFIYISLLMILLLLFNILLQSSILNRYYSNTEKDKLISYAQIIEKNIVNPNQLSIELNRISNTLNARISIYDDRGNIIYKDYSHIMGMTGKIMNIEKSNLHLVLKGQIIYRTDEAMLKQSKIISLGYPAKVNSTVAAIFIHIPTVEIKSTVENISRQFTYLLFIAILISFLGAYILSNKFSKPILDIKNAAKKISEGEYDIRLNIDTDDEIEELSNTINVMAENLSKTEKLRRDFIANVTHEFRTPLGIIKGYAEALYDDIVPIDEKRQYIEDIIEEVEKLNRLVNENLELSKIESKNIKLNFKTFNLYDLLKDIVDKVKIIKGNRVINLSGEDVFIKGDMEYLERAILNIISNSIKHTKDDGLIEISLKSQNGAYITIKDDGEGIEEKHLPYIFERFYRAKEKGTGGLGLSIAKEIIKLHGGEIKVISKVGEGSTFEIKLPRS; encoded by the coding sequence ATGAAGGGAATAAGACTTAAATTATTTATATATATTAGTCTTCTTATGATACTGCTTCTTCTATTTAATATTCTTCTTCAAAGCAGCATATTAAACAGATATTATTCTAATACAGAAAAGGATAAGCTTATTTCTTATGCACAAATAATTGAAAAAAACATTGTAAATCCTAATCAGCTTAGTATAGAACTAAATCGTATTTCAAACACATTAAACGCAAGAATATCTATTTATGACGATAGAGGAAATATAATTTATAAGGATTATTCTCATATAATGGGCATGACCGGGAAGATAATGAATATAGAGAAAAGCAATTTGCATTTAGTATTAAAAGGACAGATAATTTATAGAACCGATGAGGCAATGCTAAAGCAAAGCAAAATAATATCTCTTGGCTATCCTGCTAAGGTAAATAGCACTGTAGCAGCTATATTTATTCATATTCCAACGGTTGAAATAAAAAGTACCGTTGAAAATATATCTAGACAATTTACTTATCTTTTATTTATTGCAATACTTATCTCTTTTTTAGGGGCTTATATTTTAAGCAATAAATTTTCTAAACCTATTTTAGATATAAAAAACGCAGCTAAAAAAATATCAGAGGGGGAATATGATATAAGGTTAAATATAGATACTGACGATGAGATAGAGGAACTTTCAAATACAATAAATGTTATGGCAGAGAATTTATCAAAAACAGAAAAATTAAGGCGGGATTTTATTGCAAATGTAACCCATGAATTTAGAACCCCTCTTGGAATTATAAAGGGGTATGCAGAGGCATTATATGATGATATTGTGCCTATAGATGAAAAAAGGCAGTATATAGAGGATATAATAGAAGAGGTTGAAAAACTAAACAGGCTCGTTAACGAAAATTTAGAGCTTTCTAAAATTGAATCTAAAAACATAAAATTAAACTTTAAAACTTTTAATCTTTATGATTTGTTAAAAGATATTGTTGATAAAGTTAAGATAATAAAGGGAAATAGGGTAATAAATCTATCAGGAGAAGATGTTTTTATAAAAGGGGATATGGAATACCTTGAAAGAGCTATATTAAACATCATATCAAACTCTATAAAGCATACAAAGGATGACGGCTTAATAGAGATAAGTTTAAAAAGCCAAAATGGAGCTTATATAACTATAAAAGATGATGGAGAAGGAATAGAAGAAAAACATCTACCTTATATATTTGAAAGATTTTACAGAGCAAAGGAAAAAGGGACAGGTGGGCTTGGGCTTTCTATTGCTAAAGAAATAATAAAACTCCATGGTGGAGAGATAAAAGTTATAAGCAAAGTAGGAGAAGGGAGTACTTTTGAGATAAAATTGCCACGCAGTTAA
- a CDS encoding YdcF family protein, whose product MNIFKKIFNWGIILILSIYFVLLSMVASFGYFIKPAKSDCIIVLGCMVYGQEPSPFLKERLNEAIRLYNLGYADYIIVSGGKGKGEDISEALAMEKYLIKKGVKKEKIIKEELSKNTYENLNNSKKIMDKMNLKTAVVVSNKFHLLRAKIVTKKLNINSTYSGIFVKRYIYHEVYGFLREPFGLVKYYFHYAF is encoded by the coding sequence ATGAATATTTTTAAAAAAATATTCAATTGGGGTATAATTTTAATTTTATCCATTTATTTTGTACTTTTATCCATGGTAGCATCCTTTGGATATTTCATAAAACCAGCAAAATCAGATTGTATAATAGTTTTAGGATGTATGGTTTATGGGCAAGAGCCAAGCCCCTTTTTAAAAGAAAGGCTTAACGAAGCTATAAGATTATATAATTTAGGATACGCTGATTATATTATTGTTTCAGGCGGTAAAGGAAAAGGAGAGGATATTTCAGAAGCTTTAGCAATGGAAAAATATCTAATTAAAAAAGGAGTAAAAAAAGAAAAGATAATTAAAGAAGAGCTATCAAAAAATACATACGAAAACCTTAATAATTCAAAAAAAATTATGGATAAAATGAATTTAAAAACTGCTGTTGTTGTTTCAAATAAATTTCATCTGCTTAGAGCAAAAATTGTAACTAAAAAATTAAATATTAATTCAACCTATTCAGGTATTTTTGTTAAAAGATATATATATCACGAAGTGTATGGATTTTTAAGAGAACCCTTTGGATTGGTAAAATATTATTTTCATTATGCATTTTAG
- a CDS encoding vWA domain-containing protein — translation MKKGLTELIFILDRSGSMSGLESDTIGGFNSMLEKQKKEEGQALVTTVLFDDKYELLHERIDIKNIMPLTEKEYYVRGTTALLDAIGKTINKIVSEQKNLKEEERAEHVMFVIITDGMENASIEFSYEKVRKMIEHEKSKYGWEFIFLGANIDAISVAERFGISRDKAANYNADSKGTLLNYEVISETISCLRTNHKISKDWKKRIDEDYEKRKRT, via the coding sequence ATGAAAAAGGGTTTAACTGAGCTTATATTTATTCTTGATAGAAGCGGATCCATGAGCGGGCTTGAAAGCGATACTATCGGAGGATTTAATTCAATGCTTGAAAAACAAAAAAAAGAGGAGGGGCAGGCTTTAGTCACAACTGTACTTTTTGATGATAAATATGAACTTTTGCATGAACGTATTGATATTAAAAATATTATGCCCCTTACAGAAAAAGAGTATTATGTTCGAGGTACTACTGCACTTTTAGATGCAATAGGAAAAACTATAAATAAAATAGTTAGTGAGCAGAAAAATTTAAAAGAAGAAGAGAGAGCAGAGCATGTAATGTTTGTTATAATTACAGATGGTATGGAAAATGCAAGCATTGAATTTAGCTATGAAAAAGTGAGGAAGATGATAGAACATGAAAAAAGCAAGTATGGATGGGAATTTATATTTCTTGGTGCTAACATAGATGCAATTTCGGTGGCAGAGCGTTTTGGAATAAGCAGGGATAAAGCAGCAAATTATAATGCCGACAGTAAAGGGACTCTTCTTAATTATGAAGTAATAAGCGAGACAATAAGCTGTCTTCGTACAAACCACAAAATATCTAAAGACTGGAAGAAACGCATTGATGAGGACTATGAAAAACGAAAAAGGACATAA
- a CDS encoding O-acetyl-ADP-ribose deacetylase, which yields MPLEIIRDDITKVHADAIVNAANPSLLGGGGVDGAIHKAAGPQLLEECRTLNGCEVGQAKITKGYNLPAKYVIHTVGPIWRGGNNNEEKLLSDCYKNSLRIAKEYNLESIAFPLISTGAYGYPVDKGLKVAISVIGDFLLNNDMKVYLVVYNKEAFKISEKLFSSIKQYIDDRYVKEHTEKRYRNIEERQIREIYKESMNFFMEEAEQVVKKRCLEDVVNELDETFTQMLLRLIDEKGLTDSQVYKRANIDRRLFSKIRSDINYKPSKSTAIALAIALKLNLDETKDLLSKAGYALSHSNKFDIIIEYFIKEGNYNIFEINEALFAFEQNLLGV from the coding sequence ATGCCCCTTGAAATTATACGAGATGATATAACAAAGGTTCATGCTGATGCAATTGTAAATGCAGCAAATCCATCCCTGCTTGGTGGAGGAGGAGTGGATGGGGCAATACACAAAGCTGCAGGGCCACAGCTTCTTGAAGAGTGCCGTACTTTAAATGGGTGTGAAGTAGGACAGGCTAAAATTACAAAAGGGTACAATCTCCCTGCAAAATATGTAATTCACACTGTAGGGCCGATATGGAGAGGAGGAAATAATAATGAGGAAAAGCTTTTATCAGACTGCTACAAAAATTCACTTAGGATAGCTAAAGAGTATAATCTTGAAAGCATAGCCTTTCCTCTTATTTCAACAGGTGCCTATGGTTATCCAGTAGATAAAGGATTAAAAGTTGCAATATCTGTAATAGGGGATTTTCTTTTAAACAATGACATGAAAGTTTATTTAGTGGTTTATAATAAGGAAGCATTTAAAATTTCAGAAAAGCTATTTTCATCGATAAAGCAATACATAGACGATAGATATGTAAAAGAGCATACAGAGAAAAGATATAGAAATATTGAAGAAAGGCAGATAAGAGAAATTTACAAAGAATCTATGAATTTCTTTATGGAAGAAGCTGAACAGGTTGTAAAGAAAAGGTGCCTTGAGGATGTAGTAAATGAGCTTGATGAGACTTTTACACAGATGCTTTTAAGACTTATTGATGAAAAGGGACTTACAGATTCACAGGTTTACAAAAGAGCAAACATTGATAGAAGACTTTTTTCAAAAATCCGAAGCGATATAAATTATAAACCAAGCAAGTCAACTGCTATAGCCCTTGCAATAGCACTTAAGTTAAACCTTGACGAGACAAAGGATTTACTATCTAAGGCAGGTTATGCACTATCTCACAGCAACAAATTCGATATAATTATTGAGTATTTTATAAAAGAAGGAAATTATAATATTTTTGAGATAAATGAAGCACTGTTTGCCTTTGAGCAAAATCTCCTTGGAGTATAA
- a CDS encoding DUF2680 domain-containing protein — protein MNMKKIALGLLVVGIISTTTAFAYAATSPADIVSKLTGKTTQELYEERSQGKTYGTIAKESGKLEEFKAEMLKSKKEILDERVKEGSLTQEKADEILNAIKNNMANCDGTGSQRIGQKYGVGFGGGQGKGLGRGTCNGLGRGYNR, from the coding sequence ATGAATATGAAAAAAATTGCATTAGGTCTTTTGGTGGTAGGTATAATTTCTACTACAACTGCTTTTGCTTATGCTGCAACAAGCCCAGCTGATATTGTATCAAAACTTACTGGAAAGACAACACAAGAGTTATATGAAGAAAGATCACAGGGCAAAACTTATGGAACCATTGCAAAGGAATCAGGAAAGCTTGAGGAGTTTAAAGCAGAAATGCTCAAAAGCAAAAAAGAAATATTAGATGAAAGGGTAAAAGAAGGTAGCTTAACTCAAGAGAAGGCCGATGAAATATTAAACGCAATAAAAAATAATATGGCAAATTGTGATGGAACAGGTTCACAAAGAATAGGACAAAAATACGGTGTTGGATTCGGAGGTGGACAAGGTAAAGGGCTTGGCAGAGGGACTTGTAATGGATTAGGAAGAGGATACAATAGGTAA
- a CDS encoding sigma-70 family RNA polymerase sigma factor, which yields MSISEREFIEKITDYKQYLYKMAFLYVKDENSALEIIDETVFKAYLSYKKLRKSEHFKTWITKILINCAIDYLRDKKKICGNIDEVDVNIEEKEYVDLYNGINLLSGIQKSIIILKYFYDFTIKEISEILNISDSTVKNNLHKALEFLRIQLREE from the coding sequence TTGTCTATAAGTGAAAGGGAGTTTATAGAAAAAATAACTGATTATAAGCAGTATCTTTATAAAATGGCATTTTTATATGTAAAAGATGAGAATAGTGCACTTGAAATAATAGATGAAACAGTCTTTAAAGCTTATTTATCCTATAAAAAGTTGAGGAAAAGTGAGCACTTTAAAACATGGATAACAAAAATACTGATTAACTGTGCCATAGATTATTTAAGAGATAAAAAGAAAATATGCGGCAATATAGATGAAGTTGACGTTAATATAGAAGAAAAAGAATATGTGGACTTATACAATGGAATAAATTTATTAAGTGGTATTCAAAAGAGCATAATTATATTGAAATATTTTTATGATTTTACAATAAAAGAGATATCAGAAATATTAAACATATCAGACAGCACGGTTAAAAATAACCTTCATAAAGCCTTAGAGTTTTTAAGAATTCAATTGAGGGAGGAATAG